The Lycium ferocissimum isolate CSIRO_LF1 chromosome 10, AGI_CSIRO_Lferr_CH_V1, whole genome shotgun sequence genome window below encodes:
- the LOC132035227 gene encoding xyloglucan O-acetyltransferase 1: protein MDTTNPFKDQPHSIPLRKLWPWAFYALLPILAIFHLIARPFPLSPSQSEHSLIITNSSSTPSKEIGNDNVEISCDYSNGNWVHDKLGPLYTKCGTVKDGQNCIAHGRPDNDYLYWRWKPKNCQLPRFDPKKFLQLFKNKNLAFVGDSLARNQLESLLCLLSTFSPHDLVFNHGEDNKFRKWHFPSHNVNVSIYWSPFLVKGVEKSDKKNYNTLFLDSVDEKWASDLGQMDLVVFSVGHWFLHSAVYFYGDKVLGCHYCSGLNYTEVGFYDVYGKAFETTFKTIIERRGKNVGPLDVIVTTFTPAHFEGEWDKYGACSKTKPYDAEEKKKLEWMDAEMRETAIKQVSAAKKEARERNMSNNVRFEAVDVTKLAYLRPDGHPGPYMHPFPFANGIEERVQNDCVHWCLPGPIDTWNEILLEVIKKQFN, encoded by the exons atggATACAACAAATCCATTCAAAGACCAACCACATTCAATtcccttaaggaagttatggcCTTGGGCTTTTTATGCTCTTCTTCCTATATTAGCTATTTTTCACTTAATTGCTCGTCCTTTTCCTCTTTCTCCTTCTCAATCTGAACATTCACTAATCATCACCaactcttcttcaactccatcAAAAG AAATAGGAAATGATAATGTTGAAATTTCATGTGACTATAGCAATGGCAATTGGGTTCATGACAAGTTAGGCCCTTTGTACACAAAATGTGGCACAGTCAAAGATGGGCAAAATTGTATAGCTCATGGAAGGCCTGATAATGACTATCTTTATTGGAGATGGAAGCCAAAAAATTGTCAACTTCCAagatttgacccaaaaaaatttcttcaactcttcaagaacaagaatttaGCCTTTGTTGGTGATTCACTAGCTAGGAATCAATTGGAGTCATTACTTTGTTTGTTATCCACTTTTAGTCCTCATGATTTAGTTTTCAATCATGGTGAGGACAACAAGTTTAGGAAATGGCATTTTCCTTCACATAATGTGAATGTATCAATATATTGGTCACCTTTTCTTGTTAAAGGGGTTGAAAAATCAGACAAGAAAAACTATAACACTTTGTTCTTGGACTCTGTTGATGAGAAATGGGCTTCTGATTTGGGCCAAATGGATTTGGTTGTTTTTTCAGTTGGACATTGGTTCTTGCATTCAGCTGTTTATTTTTACGGGGACAAAGTACTAGGTTGTCATTATTGTTCTGGTCTGAATTACACTGAGGTtggattttatgatgtttatggcAAGGCATTTGAGACTACTTTTAAGACAATAATTGAGAGGAGAGGCAAAAATGTTGGACCACTTGATGTGATTGTGACAACATTTACACCAGCACATTTTGAAGGAGAGTGGGACAAGTATGGGGCATGTTCTAAGACAAAGCCTTATGATgcagaggagaaaaagaagctCGAATGGATGGATGCGGAGATGAGGGAAACAGCGATAAAACAAGTGAGCGCTGCGAAAAAGGAAGCTCGTGAGAGGAACATGTCAAATAATGTTAGATTTGAGGCAGTGGACGTGACGAAATTGGCATATCTAAGGCCAGATGGTCATCCCGGACCTTATATGCATCCTTTTCCATTTGCTAATGGGATTGAGGAACGCGTGCAGAACGACTGTGTTCATTGGTGTTTGCCAGGGCCTATTGATACGTGGAACGAGATTTTGCTGGAAGTAATCAAGAAACAGTTTAATTGA